In one Oscillospiraceae bacterium genomic region, the following are encoded:
- a CDS encoding FibroRumin system radical SAM peptide maturase: protein MVSFSRYAHKYDLGETVALYHSLRMKPVYLTRESYENLQAWLASSFSNLEEIPETIKSEVLELIKWKILTKSSDEDERVLSYVKSKIPQPAINVCYMILSEQCNLACKYCFLGNNDENKRCNFALENMPQETADKAISFFIKQIKLSNLDTEKNKPVLIFYGGEPMVNFETLEYVANKINSLRSEENCIKNIEMSMVTNGLLLNEERILKLKKLGVSIAISVDGFTEEANSMRVDIAGKPVFTRILKILDKCKQLDVNVALSVTLSEETIKNTKNILDLVDNYGIRSFGFNIMMSSDTFVLPNSYNEKAAQFIIDEFIELRKKGIYEDRMMRKLKAFTKAQVYFSDCAATAGGQIVIAPNGQVGICHGCLYDKQYFVSSVDDETFDATKDENFIEWSQLTPINKEECLECPALGICGGGCPINAMHLKPGNTIHSIDERFCVHSKKTLKFLIEDLYRIILESDQ from the coding sequence ATGGTAAGTTTTTCTCGTTATGCACATAAGTATGATTTGGGTGAAACAGTTGCATTGTATCATTCACTTCGTATGAAACCGGTGTATTTAACAAGAGAAAGTTACGAGAACTTGCAGGCTTGGCTTGCAAGTTCTTTTTCAAATCTCGAGGAAATACCCGAAACAATAAAAAGCGAAGTACTAGAACTAATAAAATGGAAAATTTTAACGAAGTCTTCAGATGAAGATGAGAGAGTGCTTTCTTATGTTAAATCAAAAATTCCGCAACCTGCTATAAATGTATGTTATATGATTTTATCCGAACAATGCAATTTGGCGTGCAAATATTGTTTTTTAGGAAATAACGACGAAAACAAAAGATGCAATTTTGCATTAGAAAATATGCCACAAGAAACTGCTGATAAGGCAATATCATTCTTCATAAAACAGATAAAACTGTCAAATTTGGATACTGAAAAAAACAAGCCTGTACTTATTTTCTATGGTGGCGAACCAATGGTTAACTTTGAAACATTAGAATATGTTGCTAATAAAATCAACAGTTTGCGTAGCGAAGAAAATTGTATAAAAAATATTGAAATGTCAATGGTAACAAATGGGTTGTTACTTAATGAGGAAAGAATTTTAAAGCTCAAAAAACTCGGTGTATCTATAGCTATATCAGTAGATGGTTTTACCGAGGAAGCTAATAGTATGAGAGTTGATATTGCAGGAAAACCGGTTTTTACTCGAATACTTAAAATACTTGACAAATGTAAGCAGTTAGATGTTAATGTGGCATTATCTGTGACATTAAGTGAAGAAACAATAAAAAATACAAAGAACATACTAGATTTAGTGGACAACTATGGTATAAGATCGTTTGGGTTTAATATAATGATGTCAAGCGATACTTTTGTTCTGCCAAATAGCTATAACGAAAAAGCAGCACAATTTATCATTGATGAATTCATTGAGTTGAGAAAAAAAGGTATCTATGAAGATCGCATGATGCGTAAACTAAAAGCATTTACTAAGGCGCAGGTGTATTTCTCTGATTGTGCAGCCACCGCAGGAGGACAAATTGTAATAGCACCTAACGGGCAGGTGGGAATTTGCCATGGTTGTTTGTATGACAAACAATACTTTGTGTCAAGCGTTGATGATGAGACTTTTGATGCGACAAAAGATGAAAATTTTATCGAATGGTCTCAATTAACACCTATTAACAAAGAAGAATGTTTAGAGTGTCCTGCACTAGGTATATGTGGGGGAGGATGTCCAATCAACGCAATGCATTTAAAACCAGGCAACACTATTCATTCGATTGACGAAAGATTTTGCGTTCATTCTAAAAAAACTTTAAAGTTTTTAATAGAAGACTTGTATAGAATTATTTTAGAGAGTGATCAATAA
- a CDS encoding FibroRumin family radical SAM-modified Cys-rich RiPP: MSAKVNEYEKLFGNICTEMTAMARCACVACNSCTCACSCRAVPEMEEIAW, from the coding sequence ATGAGCGCTAAAGTAAATGAATATGAAAAGCTTTTTGGAAACATTTGTACAGAAATGACTGCAATGGCTCGTTGTGCATGTGTTGCATGTAACTCATGTACTTGTGCTTGCTCTTGCCGTGCGGTTCCAGAAATGGAGGAAATTGCATGGTAA